A section of the Dromaius novaehollandiae isolate bDroNov1 unplaced genomic scaffold, bDroNov1.hap1 HAP1_SCAFFOLD_165, whole genome shotgun sequence genome encodes:
- the LOC135326518 gene encoding trichohyalin-like: MESKPAARTLVNQTAPIPGTSPGKQVGVQYLPHPPAGPRRGRAGATPRGAAQDAACPPTQRFGRAAHVSLLKEEQRQHQASWEEQQAALEKEARRQAQITLVELQYALEQRRRPDTDMPGRPPQRQASAQAKQNVQLLTSYKVLRDRWKERVERNQQRLMVEEERRRALVMRHLQKREQQDRVPGSYHQDGFYAWK; this comes from the exons atggagagcaagcctgctgccag gacccttgtgaaccagacggcccccatcccgggcacctccccggggaagcaggttggcgtgcaatacctcccgcaccctcccgccggacctcggcgtggccgtgccggcgccactcccaggggtgcagcacag gatgcagcctgccctcccacgcagaggtttggaagagctgcccacgtctccctcttgaaagaggagcagaggcagcaccaagcatcgtgggaggaacagcaggccgcactggagaaagaggcccggcgtcaggcccag atcacACTAGTGGAGCTGCAATACGCCCTCGAGCAGCGTCGTCGCCCAGACACTGACATgccggggaggcccccccaacg gcaagcgtccgcgcaagcaaagcagaatgtgcagcttctgacttcctacaaagttcttcgggacaggtggaaggaaagggtggaacgaAACCAACAGAggctgatggtggaggaggagcggcgccg cgctttggtgatgcgccacctccagaagagagagcagcaggaccgtgtgccgggcagttaccaccaagatggcttttatgcgtggaaataa